The nucleotide sequence ACGCTTTGTCCTGGTCGGCCTCTGGAATACGATTTTCGGGTATCTCGTTTTTGTCGCTTGCGATTATCTCTTCGAGCGTTTCTTCTCGCCCCGGTACGTCGCCTATATGTCAGCGGCGGTTTTAGCGAATATTCTGGCGATCATCAATGCCTATATTTTTCACAAACATATCACCTTTCAATCCACGGTGCGCGGAAAAGGCATCCTGATTGAGTTTGCCCGTTTCTTTTCGACATATCTCTTCAGCATGATCCTCGGATTGATCCTGCTGCCTATTTCTGTGGAGGTAATTGGAATAGAGCCCAGGATATCGGCCGCACTGCTCATCCCGGTCACGACCGTTATCAGTTATATCGGCCACTCCCGGTTTTCATTCAGGACGTA is from Deltaproteobacteria bacterium and encodes:
- a CDS encoding GtrA family protein, yielding MKRIAHDLWLNHQKKIRFVLVGLWNTIFGYLVFVACDYLFERFFSPRYVAYMSAAVLANILAIINAYIFHKHITFQSTVRGKGILIEFARFFSTYLFSMILGLILLPISVEVIGIEPRISAALLIPVTTVISYIGHSRFSFRT